The Pelagibacterium halotolerans B2 genome has a segment encoding these proteins:
- a CDS encoding dihydrodipicolinate synthase family protein, producing the protein MPLDHTAKGVYVIATTPFLDDYAIDTKSIDRLTDFYAEAGSTGMTILGIMGEAPKLEATESIAIVKQVVGRTKLPVIVGVSAPGFAAMRSLARQSMDLGAAGVMIAPPSNLRTDDQIKNYYASAIEAIGDDIPFVIQDYPLTLTVVMTHGVIRDIVNAHSSCIMLKHEDWPGLEKITSLRKFQSAGEMRDISILCGNGGLFIDFEMERGADGAMTGYAFTDALADIVRLQAEGRRDEAHDLFDAHLPLIRYEQQQGVGLAARKYVLQKRGLITSDIQRKPAGTLSPKAREEIDYLLTRVAKHDPRAAL; encoded by the coding sequence ATGCCGCTCGACCACACTGCCAAGGGCGTTTACGTCATCGCGACGACGCCCTTTCTCGACGATTATGCGATCGACACCAAATCGATCGACAGGCTCACCGATTTTTACGCCGAGGCCGGGTCCACCGGCATGACCATTCTGGGCATCATGGGCGAAGCGCCCAAGCTCGAAGCGACCGAATCGATTGCCATCGTCAAACAGGTGGTCGGGCGCACCAAACTCCCCGTCATCGTCGGCGTCTCGGCCCCCGGCTTTGCCGCCATGCGGTCCCTGGCGCGCCAATCGATGGATCTCGGCGCCGCAGGCGTCATGATCGCCCCGCCGTCCAATCTACGCACCGACGACCAGATCAAGAACTACTACGCCTCGGCCATCGAAGCGATCGGCGACGACATCCCCTTCGTCATCCAGGATTACCCCCTGACATTGACCGTCGTCATGACCCACGGCGTCATCCGCGACATCGTCAACGCCCATTCCTCCTGCATCATGCTCAAGCACGAGGACTGGCCGGGGCTCGAAAAGATAACCAGCCTGCGCAAGTTCCAGTCCGCAGGGGAAATGCGTGACATCTCGATCCTGTGCGGCAATGGCGGGCTGTTCATCGATTTCGAGATGGAGCGCGGCGCCGATGGCGCCATGACCGGCTATGCCTTCACCGACGCCCTTGCCGATATCGTCCGTCTGCAGGCCGAGGGTCGGCGCGATGAAGCACACGACCTTTTCGACGCTCATCTCCCCCTGATCCGCTACGAACAGCAGCAGGGCGTCGGCCTCGCCGCCCGCAAATACGTCCTGCAAAAGCGCGGCCTCATCACCTCCGACATCCAGCGCAAGCCCGCCGGCACCCTCTCCCCCAAGGCACGCGAGGAGATCGACTATCTCCTCACCCGCGTCGCAAAACACGACCCGCGAGCAGCACTATAG
- a CDS encoding MFS transporter codes for MYLALLDQTIVAAALPAIAADIGGVDSITWVVLAYLLTATVAAPTYGKLGDMFSKRRMLIMALAVAVCGSVICMCSNSISGLIAGRLVQGLGGGGLMALSHSLLADVVPPRERARFQGVFSSVGMLASTTGPVLGGVMAQAFGWQSIFAVTIPLACLAMVLALRLPAGMNRATGARFDFLGLALLVAVAAPLLVALHNLQSLSGLGLSLALFVVSAFSLVGLHVRERRVAVPFIALDLVLDANVWRCCAIAACHGAGLVSILTFLPLYMGLVFGATGLEIGLALLPVTIGIAFGSTLTGAAISRTGYTARFSCVGLSLASGLMVILAVFPHTTASWLLSAHLAAIAFGLGTAMGAVIITSQLAAGIERIGAVAGLVQLFRSIGAALGTALAGLALFGYVNVSGEMPLETLNVFISQTGDNLDAAIELDRSQAEVISSGFRVLFITIAIFPAFGALLAGSLPMKRLT; via the coding sequence ATGTATCTTGCGTTGCTCGATCAGACGATCGTCGCAGCCGCATTGCCTGCGATAGCAGCCGATATCGGAGGTGTGGATTCGATTACCTGGGTCGTCCTTGCCTATTTGCTGACCGCAACCGTTGCCGCACCGACATATGGCAAGCTTGGAGACATGTTCAGCAAGAGGCGCATGCTTATCATGGCGCTCGCAGTTGCAGTCTGCGGAAGCGTGATTTGTATGTGTTCAAACTCCATTTCGGGTCTGATCGCCGGGCGCCTCGTACAGGGTTTAGGAGGGGGAGGGCTAATGGCCTTGTCTCACTCCTTGTTAGCCGATGTCGTGCCTCCTCGTGAACGCGCCCGTTTTCAAGGCGTTTTTTCATCGGTCGGGATGTTGGCCAGTACCACCGGACCTGTGCTTGGTGGTGTGATGGCGCAAGCGTTTGGGTGGCAGAGTATTTTTGCCGTCACAATTCCACTGGCATGCTTGGCCATGGTGCTAGCTTTAAGGCTACCCGCCGGCATGAACAGAGCGACGGGCGCGCGCTTTGACTTTCTCGGTCTTGCGTTGTTGGTCGCTGTTGCTGCTCCCCTGCTCGTTGCTCTTCACAACCTGCAAAGCCTTTCTGGGCTCGGCTTGTCATTGGCGCTGTTCGTCGTTTCAGCGTTTAGCCTCGTGGGGCTTCATGTTCGCGAACGGCGCGTCGCAGTGCCGTTTATTGCTCTCGACTTGGTGCTCGATGCCAATGTCTGGCGCTGTTGCGCAATTGCGGCGTGCCATGGCGCAGGGCTCGTTTCAATTCTTACGTTCTTGCCGCTTTACATGGGCTTGGTATTCGGTGCCACAGGGCTTGAGATCGGATTGGCGCTGCTGCCGGTCACTATCGGCATTGCATTCGGTTCGACACTAACCGGCGCTGCCATCAGCAGGACGGGTTACACCGCGCGTTTCTCTTGTGTCGGCCTTTCTCTGGCATCTGGTCTGATGGTGATACTTGCAGTCTTTCCCCACACCACTGCGAGTTGGCTCTTATCAGCCCATCTGGCTGCCATCGCGTTTGGTCTGGGTACGGCAATGGGAGCTGTGATCATCACGTCGCAGCTCGCTGCGGGAATAGAGCGTATCGGCGCGGTCGCCGGTCTCGTACAGCTGTTTCGATCCATCGGCGCTGCTTTGGGTACTGCACTGGCGGGGCTGGCGCTATTTGGGTACGTCAATGTCTCAGGTGAAATGCCGTTGGAAACGCTCAACGTGTTCATCTCCCAAACGGGAGACAATTTGGACGCAGCGATAGAGCTTGACCGGAGCCAGGCCGAAGTCATCAGTTCAGGCTTCAGAGTGCTCTTTATCACCATCGCGATCTTTCCTGCGTTCGGTGCGCTTTTAGCGGGCTCCCTGCCGATGAAGAGGCTTACTTAG
- a CDS encoding LysR family transcriptional regulator gives MAKGFLDIRRMRYVLSVADHGSVSAAARALNVAQPALSYHLGEIERLIGGMLFERKPTGMELTLLGHLFVGHAAEIIDRIDEAEGDILRQSACKTMRETIRLAIIPSLASTLTPALYASFSKLMPDYSLHVIDARTAFADELVRTDKADVAVQLTEATQSSEEPLAWEDLYCVTHSSHGSGDMSLAQVAGSNLILPSSGNPLRQFFEDAARKHQLIANIHMEVDGFEPRKRVVRAGFGTTVIGARSINAEQLGPDLVARRIVEPTLQRPIMLKSRRGLAPDLRAKIREALVAAFE, from the coding sequence ATGGCAAAAGGCTTCCTTGACATAAGACGAATGCGGTACGTTTTGTCTGTGGCCGATCATGGGTCGGTATCGGCAGCCGCGCGCGCACTCAATGTCGCTCAACCGGCTCTCAGCTATCATCTTGGCGAGATCGAGCGCCTGATTGGCGGCATGCTTTTCGAGCGCAAGCCGACTGGAATGGAGTTGACACTTCTCGGTCACCTATTCGTCGGTCATGCCGCCGAGATCATTGATCGGATCGATGAGGCGGAAGGCGATATCCTTCGCCAGTCCGCATGCAAGACAATGCGGGAGACGATAAGACTGGCAATCATCCCTTCACTTGCCTCTACCTTGACACCTGCCTTGTACGCCTCTTTCAGCAAGTTAATGCCCGACTATTCATTGCACGTTATCGACGCACGTACGGCATTCGCCGACGAGTTGGTGCGGACGGACAAGGCTGACGTTGCTGTGCAGCTGACTGAGGCAACTCAATCCAGCGAAGAACCACTTGCATGGGAAGACCTTTACTGTGTGACACATTCCAGCCACGGCAGCGGAGACATGAGCTTGGCGCAAGTTGCTGGTTCAAATCTCATACTTCCGTCTTCGGGAAACCCGTTGCGTCAATTTTTCGAGGACGCTGCGCGCAAACACCAGCTCATCGCCAACATTCACATGGAGGTGGACGGGTTTGAACCGCGCAAAAGGGTCGTAAGGGCCGGATTCGGGACAACCGTTATAGGCGCGCGATCGATAAACGCCGAACAGCTTGGTCCGGACTTGGTGGCGAGACGCATCGTTGAGCCGACCTTGCAACGCCCTATCATGCTCAAATCTCGTCGCGGATTGGCTCCGGATCTGCGCGCCAAAATCCGGGAAGCGCTTGTAGCCGCTTTTGAATGA
- a CDS encoding ABC transporter substrate-binding protein: MLKILNAAGLAAVTTLLVGAASVQAQDTSLTIALPAEPADIDGCNTTVTGIGVIVKENIVETLTTLDSEDSTVQPRLATDWEDIGDGTWQISLREGVTFHDGSPFNAEAVAFAVERMQSSAIACRDRTKIAGVELTTEIVDEHTINIHAEPSQVLMPTLLSFIGAVSPNTPADAISRAPVGTGPFQFASWDSNGIAVTAFEDYWGEEPQVSDALYVFRGESALRAAMVEIGEADIAHDIAPQDAMTEMDVPFLNGETTRIRMVMEPPLDDIRVREALNLAFDREALVGTILSDRAEIATQFILPKINGHNPDLEPWPYDPARAEALLEEARADGVDVDTEMRLIGRIGFFPNQEEMLQVIQQMWSQVGLNVRLEMMESADWLELVNRPYPEDRGPMLIQEQHDNNNGDASFTMHFRYHSDGQQTELSDPRIDALIEQAQIATGDERTQSFQEANRIIADEIIPAVPMYHMVSYMRVSPAIDYEPNSLSLIQLELADITFN; the protein is encoded by the coding sequence ATGCTTAAAATTTTGAACGCCGCCGGTCTCGCCGCGGTAACAACGTTGCTTGTCGGAGCCGCTTCTGTCCAAGCGCAGGACACATCTCTGACAATCGCCTTGCCGGCCGAGCCTGCCGATATCGACGGCTGCAATACGACGGTGACTGGCATCGGTGTAATCGTCAAAGAAAACATTGTCGAGACATTGACCACGCTCGATTCGGAAGACAGCACGGTGCAGCCGCGTCTGGCAACCGATTGGGAAGACATCGGTGACGGCACCTGGCAAATTAGTTTGCGCGAAGGGGTCACCTTTCACGATGGCTCTCCCTTCAACGCCGAGGCCGTGGCCTTCGCCGTTGAGCGCATGCAGTCGAGTGCGATTGCATGCCGCGACCGCACCAAGATCGCTGGCGTTGAGCTGACGACCGAGATCGTTGATGAGCACACCATCAACATCCACGCAGAACCGTCCCAAGTCCTGATGCCGACACTGCTCAGCTTCATCGGGGCCGTTTCGCCCAACACGCCAGCCGATGCAATCAGTCGCGCGCCGGTCGGAACGGGCCCCTTCCAGTTTGCAAGCTGGGATAGCAATGGTATCGCGGTAACAGCCTTTGAGGATTACTGGGGAGAAGAGCCGCAGGTGAGCGATGCCCTGTACGTGTTCCGTGGGGAGTCGGCACTGCGCGCGGCGATGGTGGAAATTGGAGAAGCGGACATTGCCCACGACATTGCACCTCAGGATGCGATGACCGAAATGGACGTGCCTTTCCTGAATGGTGAGACGACCCGCATTCGAATGGTTATGGAACCGCCGCTCGATGATATTAGAGTCCGCGAGGCACTAAACCTAGCATTCGATCGCGAAGCGCTAGTCGGCACCATTCTGAGCGACAGGGCCGAAATCGCTACCCAATTCATTCTCCCCAAGATCAATGGTCACAACCCTGATCTTGAGCCATGGCCCTACGATCCTGCTAGAGCTGAAGCTCTGCTCGAAGAAGCGCGTGCGGACGGTGTAGATGTCGACACGGAAATGCGCCTGATCGGACGCATCGGATTCTTTCCCAACCAGGAAGAGATGTTGCAGGTCATCCAGCAGATGTGGAGCCAGGTGGGCCTCAACGTCCGGCTCGAGATGATGGAATCGGCTGACTGGCTGGAGCTGGTGAATCGCCCCTACCCTGAAGATCGCGGTCCTATGCTCATTCAAGAGCAGCACGATAACAATAACGGCGATGCATCATTCACAATGCACTTCCGCTATCACTCCGACGGTCAGCAAACCGAACTGAGCGACCCGCGTATCGATGCGCTTATCGAACAAGCTCAGATCGCTACAGGCGACGAACGCACCCAATCGTTCCAGGAAGCAAATCGCATCATTGCAGATGAGATCATTCCTGCGGTCCCGATGTACCATATGGTTAGCTACATGCGCGTGAGCCCAGCCATCGACTATGAGCCCAACAGTCTCAGCCTCATCCAGCTCGAGCTCGCCGATATAACCTTCAATTGA
- a CDS encoding ABC transporter permease, with the protein MVFLLAKRTIWSAVSLLGLVVFVFFMARLTGSPVDLYLPLDAPNAMRQEFQQLYGFDLPVWQQFLKFLGDLASFDFGDSLRQGRPALDLVLQALPTTLLLALYSIGTALFVAVITGALAAWKPNSVFDRIATILSLISASLPNFWVAIVGVLIFAVTLRWVPTSGTGSVPQWILPVLVLAIRPAGLIVQVARSSMISVLSSAYVKTAKAKGVTPRRLIFIHALRNAMLPVITVAGDQAAGIINGAVIVETIFGFPGVGRLMIESITYRDFAVIQAGVLVTAVAIFVLNVSIDIAYAILDPRTRSN; encoded by the coding sequence ATGGTTTTCCTGCTCGCCAAGCGTACGATATGGAGCGCCGTTTCGCTCTTGGGGCTCGTCGTCTTCGTTTTCTTCATGGCAAGGCTGACGGGGTCACCTGTCGATCTCTACCTCCCACTGGACGCGCCCAACGCGATGCGCCAAGAGTTCCAGCAGCTCTACGGATTCGATCTGCCTGTTTGGCAGCAGTTTCTCAAATTTCTGGGCGATCTCGCGTCATTCGACTTCGGAGACTCCCTGCGTCAGGGACGGCCCGCGCTTGATCTGGTGTTGCAGGCACTGCCTACGACGTTGTTGCTTGCACTGTATTCAATCGGCACGGCGCTGTTTGTAGCGGTCATCACGGGGGCCCTTGCCGCCTGGAAGCCTAATTCCGTATTTGATCGCATCGCAACGATCTTGTCGCTGATCAGCGCAAGTCTGCCCAATTTTTGGGTCGCAATTGTCGGCGTACTGATATTTGCAGTGACCCTGCGCTGGGTTCCGACTTCCGGGACCGGGTCCGTCCCGCAATGGATATTGCCGGTTCTGGTCCTTGCCATTCGTCCGGCCGGCCTGATCGTTCAGGTGGCCAGAAGCTCGATGATCAGCGTCTTGTCTTCGGCCTACGTTAAAACGGCCAAGGCCAAGGGCGTGACCCCCCGCCGCCTAATATTCATCCACGCCTTGCGCAACGCCATGTTGCCCGTCATCACGGTGGCCGGGGACCAGGCGGCCGGCATCATTAACGGAGCGGTCATCGTGGAAACTATTTTCGGGTTTCCCGGGGTTGGACGGCTGATGATTGAATCGATCACCTACCGCGACTTCGCGGTTATCCAGGCCGGCGTCTTGGTGACAGCTGTCGCGATCTTTGTACTCAACGTCTCGATCGATATCGCCTACGCCATTCTCGACCCGCGGACACGGTCAAACTGA
- a CDS encoding ABC transporter permease: MSSAFRLLLRDKFALVSVSFLLLVFVSAVLGPLFLGDIGTSMNLRARNAPPFELERGFWYILGGDPLGRSILARIILAAQTTLLIAGSTVLVSATVGVTLGLIAGYRGGFMSDAILRVTDIIMSFPSLLLALVVLYVFDPSVLNVVIVLAVTRIPVFLRTTRAEVMEIRSRMFVISAEVTGASVFRVVTRHILPMVAPTIATLMTIDFAFVMLAEASLSFLGLGVQAPDVTWGVMVSEGRGYLATAWWLSFWPGLAITLVTMSLNIVSNWLRIATDPVQRWRLESEVNSNE, from the coding sequence ATGAGCTCGGCATTCCGACTGTTGTTGCGCGACAAGTTCGCCCTCGTTTCGGTCAGCTTTCTCCTGCTGGTATTCGTCAGTGCCGTGCTGGGACCATTGTTCCTGGGAGATATCGGCACCAGTATGAACCTTAGAGCCCGCAACGCGCCGCCTTTCGAACTCGAACGTGGGTTCTGGTACATATTGGGTGGCGATCCTCTGGGGCGCTCGATTCTGGCACGGATCATCCTGGCAGCCCAAACCACCCTTCTGATTGCCGGGTCGACCGTTTTGGTGTCGGCGACAGTGGGCGTAACGCTGGGGCTGATCGCTGGGTATCGCGGGGGCTTTATGAGCGACGCGATCCTGCGTGTCACTGACATCATCATGAGCTTTCCGTCACTGCTTCTCGCGCTTGTCGTGCTCTACGTCTTTGACCCTTCGGTTCTCAACGTCGTCATTGTGCTCGCTGTTACGCGTATCCCGGTCTTCCTGCGCACAACCCGTGCGGAAGTGATGGAAATTCGCAGCCGTATGTTCGTCATATCGGCAGAAGTGACCGGAGCAAGCGTTTTTCGGGTCGTCACGCGTCACATCCTTCCGATGGTGGCTCCGACAATCGCGACACTGATGACGATCGACTTTGCTTTCGTCATGCTTGCCGAGGCTAGCCTCAGCTTTCTGGGCCTAGGCGTGCAGGCCCCCGATGTCACCTGGGGTGTCATGGTCTCTGAAGGGCGCGGTTATCTCGCCACGGCATGGTGGCTTTCCTTCTGGCCCGGCCTAGCGATTACGCTTGTCACGATGTCGCTCAACATCGTCTCCAACTGGCTGCGCATTGCGACAGATCCTGTTCAGCGTTGGCGCCTGGAATCCGAGGTTAACTCCAATGAGTAA
- a CDS encoding ABC transporter ATP-binding protein, producing the protein MSKSLLEVKNLSVEFRANRSVVPAVRNVSWTISRGETLAILGESGSGKSVSASAVMGLIDCPPGRITSGQAIFQGADLLKLSPTDRRQINGRKIAMIFQDPLAHLNPVYPVGWQIAEAMRIHGTDARKARQRTIELLDRVGLPNPAQRFDDFPHQFSGGQRQRIMIAMAVALKPDVLIADEPTTALDVTVQAQILDLLKELQQETGMGLLLITHDLGVVAQIADRLVVMKDGQVVESGDVLDVFQSPKHDYTRMLLEAVPGKAAFREPKKNDEVLIEVRNLVKEYRLSSNPFSSNGSGVLRALDDVSFDLKRSETLGIVGESGSGKTTVARALLRLTQPTSGSIAYRGKDIFGFNRSEMFDFRRKLQVVFQDPTASLNPRMSVFDIISEPWIIHKDVVPRRDWADAVADLLEQVGLHPDHATRYPHQFSGGQRQRIAIARALALKPEIILCDEAVSALDVSVQAQVIALLKDLQERHGLAYIFIAHDLPLVRDFADRVLVMSKGKVVEQGTTRSIFDAPAHPYTMDLIKASPEPDPSLYRNTIVLESAEL; encoded by the coding sequence ATGAGTAAGTCCCTTCTCGAGGTCAAAAACCTATCTGTCGAATTTCGCGCAAATCGCTCCGTGGTCCCTGCAGTCCGGAACGTCAGCTGGACCATTTCTCGCGGCGAAACGCTCGCAATCTTGGGTGAGAGCGGCTCAGGAAAATCGGTGAGTGCCTCGGCCGTCATGGGATTAATCGACTGCCCTCCCGGCCGCATTACGTCCGGCCAGGCGATTTTCCAAGGTGCTGATCTTCTGAAACTATCGCCAACCGACCGGCGCCAGATCAACGGCCGGAAGATTGCGATGATATTTCAGGACCCGCTGGCCCATCTCAATCCCGTCTACCCGGTCGGCTGGCAAATTGCCGAGGCGATGCGTATCCACGGAACGGATGCGCGAAAGGCCCGACAACGGACCATCGAGCTTCTGGACCGGGTGGGTTTGCCTAATCCCGCACAACGATTTGATGATTTTCCCCATCAATTCTCAGGCGGCCAGCGCCAACGCATCATGATTGCCATGGCCGTTGCCTTGAAACCCGATGTTTTGATCGCAGACGAGCCGACAACGGCTCTCGATGTGACCGTGCAGGCCCAAATACTAGACCTGCTCAAAGAGCTCCAGCAGGAAACAGGGATGGGGTTGCTGCTGATCACCCATGACCTCGGGGTGGTGGCGCAGATCGCCGATCGATTGGTTGTGATGAAAGACGGTCAGGTGGTCGAGAGCGGTGACGTGCTCGATGTCTTTCAAAGCCCCAAGCATGATTATACCCGGATGTTGTTGGAGGCAGTTCCGGGCAAGGCAGCCTTCAGAGAGCCAAAGAAGAACGATGAGGTGCTCATTGAAGTGCGCAACCTCGTCAAGGAATACAGGCTCTCGTCAAACCCGTTCTCGTCCAACGGCAGTGGAGTGCTCAGAGCACTTGACGATGTTAGCTTCGATCTCAAGAGATCAGAAACACTGGGAATTGTGGGCGAATCCGGCTCCGGCAAGACCACCGTGGCGCGCGCCCTGCTGCGCCTGACGCAGCCAACGTCTGGCTCGATAGCCTATAGAGGCAAAGACATTTTTGGCTTCAACCGCAGCGAGATGTTTGATTTCAGGCGGAAGCTGCAGGTGGTCTTTCAGGATCCCACGGCATCTCTCAATCCACGCATGAGTGTGTTTGATATCATCTCAGAGCCTTGGATCATTCACAAGGACGTCGTGCCGCGCCGCGATTGGGCTGACGCCGTAGCGGACCTGCTCGAACAGGTCGGCCTCCATCCCGATCACGCAACACGGTATCCGCACCAGTTTTCCGGCGGCCAGCGTCAACGTATCGCAATAGCCCGCGCTTTGGCCCTCAAACCTGAAATCATCCTTTGCGATGAAGCCGTGTCAGCTTTGGACGTTTCGGTGCAGGCCCAGGTTATTGCCCTTCTCAAGGATCTGCAGGAACGTCATGGACTTGCCTACATATTTATTGCCCACGACTTACCCCTTGTGCGCGATTTCGCTGATCGTGTGCTGGTCATGAGCAAAGGCAAAGTGGTTGAACAGGGTACCACCCGCAGCATCTTCGATGCGCCAGCCCATCCCTACACAATGGATCTCATTAAAGCGAGCCCGGAGCCCGACCCATCCTTGTACCGAAACACCATTGTGCTGGAGTCGGCTGAACTATGA
- a CDS encoding fumarylacetoacetate hydrolase family protein, whose product MTLDHLEQAANQIGLARQRALIDNLPDHLVPQDEDNAYSIQEIRVPRADTVGWKVSPPSPSKPFRCAPIARSALIENGGVVPGYLGVTEIEVEVALVLGEDIIPGDRPLAHDRLAASIAGACLAVEVLGSCFTDRKRVPELCTLADQQSNSGLILGPILPDWQEQDLEHVKPVLSLNLRETVTVQKPMPSTQAIYEALSGLAGHAARRGRPLRRDQVVITGARVGPIPLNVGDAFTALAEGFGSVAGKLLRP is encoded by the coding sequence ATGACGCTCGATCATCTTGAACAAGCCGCTAACCAGATCGGCCTCGCCCGACAGCGCGCGCTGATTGACAACCTTCCCGATCATCTTGTCCCACAAGACGAGGACAATGCGTATTCGATACAGGAAATCCGCGTTCCTCGCGCGGATACGGTGGGTTGGAAAGTTTCTCCACCATCTCCCAGCAAGCCGTTTCGGTGCGCACCCATCGCGCGCTCGGCTCTGATCGAGAATGGAGGAGTCGTTCCGGGCTACCTCGGCGTCACCGAAATCGAAGTAGAAGTTGCGCTGGTCTTGGGTGAGGACATCATTCCTGGTGATCGCCCTCTTGCACATGACCGCTTGGCCGCGTCGATAGCCGGAGCATGTCTTGCTGTCGAAGTGCTGGGATCATGTTTCACCGACAGAAAACGCGTTCCCGAACTGTGCACGCTGGCCGATCAGCAGTCCAATAGCGGCCTGATCCTTGGGCCGATTTTGCCTGACTGGCAAGAGCAGGATCTTGAACACGTCAAGCCCGTTCTCTCTCTCAATCTGAGGGAGACCGTCACTGTGCAAAAGCCTATGCCGTCCACGCAAGCAATCTATGAGGCGCTGAGTGGACTGGCGGGGCATGCCGCGCGCCGCGGCAGACCACTTCGCCGCGACCAAGTTGTCATCACAGGTGCGCGCGTCGGACCCATTCCACTCAATGTGGGCGACGCGTTCACCGCGTTAGCCGAAGGATTTGGAAGCGTTGCAGGAAAGCTCTTGCGACCTTGA
- a CDS encoding RraA family protein, whose product MIGNRINPLANRPSAELLDRMRVLPVANISDVMARLEAGGPRIRPLHTGGALCGPAFTVKTRPGDNLFVHHALDLAEPGDVLVVDGGGDLTNALMGEMMLAYAEKRGLAGVVLNGAMRDYGYIRANSFPVYAAGITHRGPYKNGPGEINVPVAFDGMVISPGGIMVGDDDGVVCVPLDHALATVEAAEKKQSAERRQMEAILEGTNDRSWVQQAIANI is encoded by the coding sequence ATGATCGGCAATCGTATTAATCCATTGGCCAACCGTCCGTCAGCCGAACTACTGGATCGGATGCGGGTGCTGCCCGTGGCAAATATCAGCGATGTCATGGCGCGACTTGAAGCGGGTGGACCGCGTATTCGGCCCCTCCATACTGGAGGCGCACTCTGTGGCCCCGCCTTCACGGTCAAGACCAGGCCAGGTGACAATCTCTTCGTCCATCACGCACTCGATCTTGCAGAACCCGGAGATGTCCTGGTTGTCGATGGTGGAGGCGATCTTACCAATGCGTTGATGGGTGAAATGATGCTTGCCTACGCCGAAAAGCGCGGACTGGCAGGTGTGGTGCTCAACGGCGCAATGCGAGACTATGGCTATATCCGTGCCAATTCTTTTCCGGTCTATGCCGCTGGAATCACACATAGAGGGCCCTACAAGAACGGGCCCGGTGAAATAAATGTCCCAGTCGCATTCGATGGTATGGTCATCAGCCCGGGCGGCATCATGGTTGGTGATGACGACGGCGTTGTTTGCGTCCCGCTCGATCACGCCCTAGCGACGGTCGAAGCCGCTGAAAAAAAACAAAGCGCTGAGCGTCGCCAGATGGAGGCGATCTTGGAAGGAACAAATGATCGATCTTGGGTCCAGCAAGCTATCGCCAATATTTGA
- a CDS encoding tyrosine-type recombinase/integrase has translation MGTAQYDPGSLGRPAWNAGRKVGVKKPLKQRQIWAIRFFLDREGRMRDRALFDLAIDSKLRGCDLVKMKIGTLVTGREIRTRAMVTQQKTGRPVQFEITADARASLLAWLERRGGTIDDYAFPSRVDHSDHLSTRQYARLVDEWVTAIGLRKEEYGTHSLRRTKAAIIYKATGNLRAIQILLGHTKIENTVRYLGVDIEDALELAEKTEI, from the coding sequence ATGGGTACAGCACAATATGATCCCGGATCATTGGGACGTCCTGCCTGGAATGCCGGTCGCAAGGTTGGCGTTAAGAAGCCTCTGAAACAGCGACAGATATGGGCAATCCGCTTCTTTCTCGACAGGGAAGGTCGGATGCGAGATCGAGCGCTGTTCGATCTAGCGATCGACAGCAAGTTGCGAGGCTGCGATCTCGTGAAGATGAAGATCGGAACTCTGGTCACTGGACGGGAGATCCGAACACGCGCAATGGTCACTCAGCAAAAGACGGGCCGGCCGGTGCAGTTCGAGATCACAGCAGACGCGCGGGCAAGTCTACTCGCATGGCTTGAGCGACGTGGCGGAACGATAGACGACTATGCCTTTCCAAGTCGCGTTGATCATTCCGACCACCTGAGCACCCGCCAGTATGCGCGACTGGTGGATGAATGGGTGACTGCAATCGGCCTCCGCAAGGAAGAGTATGGCACGCACTCGCTCCGACGCACGAAGGCGGCCATCATTTATAAGGCGACGGGCAACCTTCGCGCGATCCAGATCCTGCTGGGGCACACCAAGATCGAGAACACAGTCCGATATTTGGGCGTCGACATAGAAGATGCGTTGGAGCTGGCCGAGAAGACTGAAATCTAG